Proteins encoded by one window of Rutidosis leptorrhynchoides isolate AG116_Rl617_1_P2 chromosome 7, CSIRO_AGI_Rlap_v1, whole genome shotgun sequence:
- the LOC139860521 gene encoding DExH-box ATP-dependent RNA helicase DExH15 chloroplastic-like — protein MLPAVWFRFSRKGCDVEVKYLEDCKLLGKCEMSEVDLALKRFRIKYPDAVRELAVKRILRGVAAHHDVFLPLWKSFIEELFSRGLVKVVFATETLAAGINMPARMAVISPLSKGSESGRVNLSPNEFLQMAGRAGRRVGKQHILGYFH, from the exons ATGCTGCCTGCAGTTTGGTTTAGATTTAGCAGAAAAGGCTGTGACGTGGAAGTTAAATATCTCGAAGACTGCAAGTTATTAGGCAAGTGTGAGATGAGTGAAGTTGATCTGGCCTTAAAACGATTTCGAATCAAGTATCCCGACGCTGTTCGGGAATTAGCTGTAAAGAGGATACTTCGAGGGGTTGCAGCTCATCATGATGTTTTTTTACCTCTTTGGAAATCGTTTATCGAAGAGTTATTTTCAAGAGGGTTGGTTAAAGTTGTTTTTGCTACTGAAACACTTGCTGCAGGTATCAACATGCCTGCACGAATGGCCGTTATTTCGCCACTTAGTAAAGGGAGTGAAAGTGGACGGGTTAACTTGAGCCCGAATGAGTTCCTTCAAATGGCGGGTCGGGCTGGACGTAGAG TTGGTAAACAACACATTTTAGGGTATTTCCATTAA